ACGTGTGGGAGGGGCAAAAAACCGGTTTGTTTCTGGATCAAGCGGCCAACTACCGCGCGATCGCGCCGTGGTGCAAAGGCACGCGAGTGCTCGATACCTTCTGCTACGCCGGCGCGTGGGGCTTGCACGCGTTGCGCCACGGCGCCGTCAGCGTGCTGGGACTCGATGCCTCCGAGAAGGCCCTCGCCACGGCGAGCGCGAATGCGTCCCGTAACGGGCTGAGCGAGCGCGTGGAATACCGACGCGTCGACGTGTTCAACGAGCTGCGGACGCTGCTCGCCGCCGGCGCCCGCTACGAGTTGATCATCCTGGATCCCCCTGCGTTCGCCAAAACGCGAAAAGACAAGGCCGGCGCGCTGCGCGGCTACAAAGAGATCAACCGCCTCGGGATGTCGTTGCTGACCCCCGGCGGCGTGCTCGTCACGTGCTCGTGCTCGCACCCGATCGACCCCGCGACGTTTCACGAGGTCCTGGTGGAGGCGGCCCGCGATGCCAGACGCACGTTCCGCTTGATCGCCCGGCGCACGCAAGGGCCCGATCATCCGATTGTCCTCGGAATTCCGGAAACCGAGTACCTGCAGTGCGTGATCCTGCAGGATCGAACGGAGAGGATTTGACCGGGACTGGTGCCCTCTGGGGCATCGTGCTAAGATGCGCCGTCCATGCGCATCGTCGCTGATCTTCACATCCATTCCTACCTCTCGCGGGCGTGCAGCCCGCAGCTCAGGCCCGAAAACTTGTACGAGTGGTGCCAGCTCAAGGGCATCACCGCGCTCGCCACCGGCGATTTTACCCACCCGAAATGGTTCTCGGAGCTGACCGAGACGCTCGTGGAGGCCGACCCCGGGCTGTTCACCCTGAAACCCGATCGGGCCAAGGCCGTGGATGAGCGGGTCTTTCCGGCGTGTCGGGCGCCGGTTCGGTTCGTGCTGGGCGTGGAGATCAGTTGCATCTACAAGAAGGGGCCGCGCGTACGCAAGGTGCACCACCTGGTTTTCATGCCCTCGCTCGAGGCGGCCGAGCGCTTCAACACCAGCCTCGCGAAGATCGGCAACCTGCGCTCCGATGGCCGGCCCATCCTTGGGCTCGACTCGCGCAACCTGCTCGAACTGGTATTGAAGGCCGACCCTCAGGCCGTGCTTATTCCAGCCCACGCGTGGACCCCGCACTTCGCGGTATTCGGCTCGGAGTCGGGATTCGATTCCCTCGAAGAGTGCTTCGAAGACCTCACCCCGCACATCTTCGCGATCGAGACCGGCCTGTCGTCCGACCCCGCGATGAATTGGCGATTGTCCGCGTTGGACGGCATCACCCTGATCTCCAACTCGGACGCGCACTCCCCGGAAAAGTTGGCGCGCGAGGCCAACCTGTTCGACACCGACCTGTCGTATCGGGGCATCTTCGACGCGATCAAGGCCCGCGACGGCCGCTTCGTCAAGACGTTGGAGTTCTTTCCCGAAGAGGGCAAGTATCACGTGGACGGCCACCGCAACTGCCGGACTCGGCTCGATCCCAAGGAGACGTTACGGCGCAACGGACTGTGCCCGGTCTGCAACAAGCCGGTCACGGTCGGCGTGTTGCACCGCGTCGAGCGCCTCGCGGACCGACCCGAGGCGATCCGACCCTCGGGCGCCCCGCATTTCGAGAATCTGATTCCGCTCAAGGAAGTGCTGAGCGAAGTCTTGCGGGTGGGACCCTCCAGCGTCAAGGTCGCTGCGCTGTATCGCCGCCTGCTCGAATCCTTCGGCAATGAGCTGTTTATTCTCCGGGAACTGTCGCTCGCGCGCCTCGAACGCGACCACCCCACGGTTGCGTTGGCAGTGGATCGCATGCGCCGGGGCAAGGTGCGAATCGACGCGGGTTACGACGGAGAGTACGGTACCATTTCGCTCCTGTCCGAAGAGGACTTGGCCTCAAAGCGCCAGATGGCGCTGTTTGATGCCTGATCCCCTCAATACGGCTCAGCGCAACGCGGTCGAGACCGTGGACGGATCGGTGATCATCGCGGCCGGACCCGGCACCGGCAAGACCCGCACGTTCGCCCACCGCGTCGCGCACTTGATCCAGGACCGGCACGTCTCACCCGAGCGTATCCTGGCCGTCACGTTCACCCGCAGCGCGGCCGGAGAAATGAGGGATCGGTTGAAAGGCCTGCTGGGCGAGGTGCCGCCTGCCCTCTGGGTAGAGACTTACCACGCCGCAGCCTTTCGCATCCTGGGGGAGCAGGGGTATCCGTTCGGGGTTGGGGTCGATTTCGCGCTGATCGCCGATGAGGACAAACCCGCGCTGCTCGACGGTCTGGTACCCAAGAAAGAAGCGACCGCGTTCCTCGACGATCTGCGGAAGACGAAACAACGGCTCGCCTGGCCGGAAGACGGACCAGGCGCGGCATATCAGAGGAGATTGGCAGCCCGCCGGCTGCTCGACTTCGACGACCTCTTCCTGTATGCCATGCGTCTGTTCGAGGAGCGGCCGGACGTTGCAGCGGACTACCGCGAACGCTTTCGTCACATCGTGGTCGACGAATTTCAGGATACGAGTTTTGCCCAGTACCGGTTCATACGATCCTTGGCCCGCGAGGCGAATCCCCCCATCCCCCCTTTGACAAAGGGCGGCAAGGGGGGATTTAGTCTTTGCGTGATAGGCGACCCGGACCAAGCCATCTACGGCTTTGCCGGGGGTTTTCGCGCGTTCGAAGCGTTCGCGACCGACTTCCCGGACCACCGCGTCTGCCGTTTGTCGGAAAACTACCGCTCGCAGGGCATGATCGTCGCGGCCGCGGGGCAAGTCATCGCCAAGAGTCCGGCCCACCTGCCGCGACGCCTCACCGCGCGGCTCGCCAACGGCCTGCCCCTCGCCATTTCCCGCTACGGGACGGACCGGCAGGAAGCCGAGATGATCGTGCGTAAGATCGAAGCGCTACTCGGCGGCTCCAGCCACTTCACCATCGACAGCGGGTGGGCCCAGTCCGATGACGGCCACCGCACCTACGGCCTGAGCGACATCGCGATTCTGTACCGACTCCACGCGCAGTCTCGGCCGATCGCCGACGCGCTGGACCGTTCCGGCCTTCCATATCGATGCTTCGGAAGATCCGGCGCAGCGCAGGACGTTGAAGATTTCGTCGCGGGTGAACCCGCGCTTCGGTCGGAGGCGATCAGTCTCATGACGCTGCACCGCGCCAAAGGGTCGGAGTTTCCAGTCGTGTTCATCGCTGGTTGCGAGGAAGGATTGCTCCCCTATCATCGCAACGATGACGTGGAAGAGGAGCGCCGACTGCTCTTCGTCGGCATGACACGGGCGCGACAGCGGCTCTTCGTGTCGTCGGCCGCGACACGTTTTCTCTATGGCGAGACGCGCCGCGCCGGGCCCTCGTCGTTTCTGTCGGACATCCAAGAGGAATTGCGGCAGCTCGAGGAGGGCCGGGCCCCCAGACGGCCCATCGAACAGAATCGCCAGCAGAGCTTGTTCTGAACCGCGTCAGCCCTCGAACGAGGTGGCGGGCGGTTAATGTGGTTCGCTTTGCGTCGAGCCCGGCGCGGCCGGCTACGGACTCGTCGTTTCACCCGCACGGAGAATGGCCTGGGCCACACGGCGGTACGAGTCGAACTCTTCTCCGGGAGGGATTCGCGTCAGTACCGGGGTAATGGCCCCTCTGGCCTCAGAAAACCGACCAAGACGGTACAAAGCTACTGCCCGGTTATACACTGCTTCGAGCGAAGTTGGGTCGCGCTGGCTGGCCACCGTAAACTGGGCGAGCGCTTCCTCCCAACGCCGTTGATCGAGGTAAAGCGTCCCCAGAGCGTTTCGGACGGCCACGTGGTCGGGAGCATGACGCAACGCCTCCTGGAAGGCCCTTTCCGCTAGCGCACCGTGTCCAGCGCGCTGGGCGAGGCGACCAAATTCAGCGTAGGTCGCCGCGTCTCCGGGGTTGATCGCCGCAGCCCTCTGAAAAGCCTCGACACCGGCCTGCAGATTCCCGGACTCGATCTCCAACGTTCCCAGGGCTCGGTAGGCTTTTGCGTATGCAGGATCCAAGGCAAGTGCCTGCTGAAGAGACGCCCGGCCTTCCTGATACCGACCTTGACGCAACGCAAGGAGGCCTACGTTGTAGTGCGCGGTCTTGTGTTTGGGGTCGAGACTCAGTGCACGGCGGAACGCGGTCTCCGCTCGGTCGTACTCGCCCTCCTTTAGATAGGCCGAGCCCAGATTGACATGCGCGACCGGGTACTCGGGAGCGTTTCGCACGGTCTCCTCCCACAGGGCGCGGTCGTCGTGCCAAACCGTAGCACGCCACCGATCCATTCCCATCGCGATAATGAGGAGAATCGCGATCCCCGCCGTATAGATCCACTGCGCCGCGCGAGAATCCGGGACTTGCCGTGCCAGCAGGCCCCACCCCGCTTGCAGCGCTGCGGCGGTCAACCAGGCAAGGCCCACCGCAGAGAATGCAAGCCGGTTCTCTTGGAGCAAACCTCGGGTCGTCATCCAGGGTAAGGGCAGAAGCGGCAACAGTCCAGCTACGGCCCAGATAAATGCCCAGGAAATGATGTGGGATCGACGTCGAAAGCCCCATATCGCCGCCAACAGAAGCACGCCGCCAGTCACTGTAGCTGTCGCCGCGATCCAATCGAAGCCGGTGAGGAGCGAGAGCGGATGATCGAGGCCCAGCGGAAATGGCCAGATCCACAAAGCCAGGGAACGCACCAGCACTTCGACGAATACCCAGAGGGGATTTGCGGCCCCGTCGTGCAGCGTGATCCTTCCGCCTCCCACGAGCTTTAATACAATCGCATACGTCAAAGCCACGACAGCGAACGGGATCACAGCCCACACCGGACTTGTCTTTGGACGATCGATCGCCGAATTCTGCTCGGACCGGGGGAACATCGCGGCATAGCTCACGAGAGGAAGGAGGACCGCAATACCGGACTCCTTGCTCAGTACCGCAGCCGCGAATGATGCAAGACTACCCCACCACCAGATCCGTCTCCCTCTCTTCTGATCAAATGCTCGGAGGAACAGCCAGAATGTCAGCGTCGCGAAGAGTGCGGACACCAGTGAGGATCGCGCCGTCACGTAGTTGACAGCCTCGGCGTTCACCGGGTGAAGAGCAAACACCAACCCTGCCACCGCCGCCCAGCCTTCACTCTTGAGCAGGTGCCGTCCCACTACAAAGACCATCCAAGATAGCAGCAGGTGGACGACGAGATTGACCGCTAGGTACCCGCGAGGGTCCAGGCCTCCAAACGCATAGTTGGCGGCAAACGAGGCAACTGTGAGAGGACGATACGCTGCCCCGTCAACCCAGCTACTCCCAGTCACGGGTGACACAAGATACGTCAATGGCCTCCAAACCCGGA
The sequence above is a segment of the Nitrospirota bacterium genome. Coding sequences within it:
- a CDS encoding endonuclease Q family protein, whose protein sequence is MRIVADLHIHSYLSRACSPQLRPENLYEWCQLKGITALATGDFTHPKWFSELTETLVEADPGLFTLKPDRAKAVDERVFPACRAPVRFVLGVEISCIYKKGPRVRKVHHLVFMPSLEAAERFNTSLAKIGNLRSDGRPILGLDSRNLLELVLKADPQAVLIPAHAWTPHFAVFGSESGFDSLEECFEDLTPHIFAIETGLSSDPAMNWRLSALDGITLISNSDAHSPEKLAREANLFDTDLSYRGIFDAIKARDGRFVKTLEFFPEEGKYHVDGHRNCRTRLDPKETLRRNGLCPVCNKPVTVGVLHRVERLADRPEAIRPSGAPHFENLIPLKEVLSEVLRVGPSSVKVAALYRRLLESFGNELFILRELSLARLERDHPTVALAVDRMRRGKVRIDAGYDGEYGTISLLSEEDLASKRQMALFDA
- a CDS encoding UvrD-helicase domain-containing protein; translation: MPDPLNTAQRNAVETVDGSVIIAAGPGTGKTRTFAHRVAHLIQDRHVSPERILAVTFTRSAAGEMRDRLKGLLGEVPPALWVETYHAAAFRILGEQGYPFGVGVDFALIADEDKPALLDGLVPKKEATAFLDDLRKTKQRLAWPEDGPGAAYQRRLAARRLLDFDDLFLYAMRLFEERPDVAADYRERFRHIVVDEFQDTSFAQYRFIRSLAREANPPIPPLTKGGKGGFSLCVIGDPDQAIYGFAGGFRAFEAFATDFPDHRVCRLSENYRSQGMIVAAAGQVIAKSPAHLPRRLTARLANGLPLAISRYGTDRQEAEMIVRKIEALLGGSSHFTIDSGWAQSDDGHRTYGLSDIAILYRLHAQSRPIADALDRSGLPYRCFGRSGAAQDVEDFVAGEPALRSEAISLMTLHRAKGSEFPVVFIAGCEEGLLPYHRNDDVEEERRLLFVGMTRARQRLFVSSAATRFLYGETRRAGPSSFLSDIQEELRQLEEGRAPRRPIEQNRQQSLF
- a CDS encoding class I SAM-dependent rRNA methyltransferase, yielding MTPRLTLTVKSDALSRLASGHPWIYANELTRPPKTIEPGALVDVQTSRGVWIGRGYYNPRSVIAVRLLSREPLDIDDVFFARAIARAQALRDRVVPGEEAYRAVFGEADGLPGLIVDRYGPVLVTQFLTAGMDRLTGAIVKALIERYRPAAIIGRNDAGSRKLEGLPVEKRLLYGEKPDRAVVARNGLEFEVDVWEGQKTGLFLDQAANYRAIAPWCKGTRVLDTFCYAGAWGLHALRHGAVSVLGLDASEKALATASANASRNGLSERVEYRRVDVFNELRTLLAAGARYELIILDPPAFAKTRKDKAGALRGYKEINRLGMSLLTPGGVLVTCSCSHPIDPATFHEVLVEAARDARRTFRLIARRTQGPDHPIVLGIPETEYLQCVILQDRTERI
- a CDS encoding tetratricopeptide repeat protein, with translation MGRHLLKSEGWAAVAGLVFALHPVNAEAVNYVTARSSLVSALFATLTFWLFLRAFDQKRGRRIWWWGSLASFAAAVLSKESGIAVLLPLVSYAAMFPRSEQNSAIDRPKTSPVWAVIPFAVVALTYAIVLKLVGGGRITLHDGAANPLWVFVEVLVRSLALWIWPFPLGLDHPLSLLTGFDWIAATATVTGGVLLLAAIWGFRRRSHIISWAFIWAVAGLLPLLPLPWMTTRGLLQENRLAFSAVGLAWLTAAALQAGWGLLARQVPDSRAAQWIYTAGIAILLIIAMGMDRWRATVWHDDRALWEETVRNAPEYPVAHVNLGSAYLKEGEYDRAETAFRRALSLDPKHKTAHYNVGLLALRQGRYQEGRASLQQALALDPAYAKAYRALGTLEIESGNLQAGVEAFQRAAAINPGDAATYAEFGRLAQRAGHGALAERAFQEALRHAPDHVAVRNALGTLYLDQRRWEEALAQFTVASQRDPTSLEAVYNRAVALYRLGRFSEARGAITPVLTRIPPGEEFDSYRRVAQAILRAGETTSP